From Gallus gallus isolate bGalGal1 chromosome 14, bGalGal1.mat.broiler.GRCg7b, whole genome shotgun sequence, one genomic window encodes:
- the NPW gene encoding neuropeptide W, producing MARGQLSGGAWGALVLLGLMLPAAPAGAWYKHVASPRYHTVGRASGLLMGVRRSPYLWRRELPAEPPHRPGGTAPAAAPQPPGSPAGDPPQPPPGPGRLLQRLLRRGWGWGGPRPAPARPPPSARGAQPLPIEDIALLR from the exons ATGGCGAGGGGGCAGCTGTCGGGGGGCGCCTGGGGGGCTCTGGTGCTGTTGGGGCTGATGCTGCCCGCGGCGCCGGCGGGGGCTTGGTACAAGCACGTCGCCAGCCCCCGGTACCACACGGTGGGACGCGCCTCGGGGCTGCTGATGGGCGTTCGCCGATCCCCGTACCTCTGGCGCCGGGAGCTGCCGGCAGAGCCTCCGCACCGCCCAGGCGGCaccgcgcccgccgccgccccgcagcccccggggaGCCCCGCGGGGGACCCTCCGcagccgccgcccggccccggccgccTCCTGCAGCGCCTGCTCCGCcggggttggggctggggggggccgCGTCCTGCCCCCGCCCGGCCGCCGCCCTCCGCCCGCGGAGCTCAG cctCTCCCGATTGAAGACATCGCTCTGCTGCGCTGA